GATGATGACCTTGAGGACGGCGCCCCGGCAGGCCTCGCGCACGCCGCGGATGTCGGCCTCGACGGCGTCGGCGTCGCCTTCCTTGACGAGGCGGAGGTTGACGACCATGTCGATCTCCTCGGCGCCCTTGGCCAGGGCGTCGGCGGCCTCAGCGGCCTTGACGGAGGTGGCGTGGGCGCCGGAGGGGAAGCCGCAAACGGTGGCCACGTGCAGGTCGTCAGGTACGTCCACCGGCAGGAGGCTCGGGGAGACGCACACGCTGTAGGTGTTCAGGTCCGCAGCCTCGGCGATGAGCGCATTGACCTGGGCGGTGGTGGCCTCGGGCTTGAGGAGAGTGTGGTCGATGAGGCGGGCGATCCGGGCGCGCGTGGTCATGGGGATCCTTTCACGAGAGTTCATCCATCATGGACCGACCCGCCTCATGCGGCAAAGCACCACGCGATGCACCTTCAGTGCTGGAATCACAGATGAGACAGGACGTTCACGATGTTTCCGTCCGCATCCCGGAAGAAGAAACGACGCACTCCCCACTCCTCCACAGCGAGGTCATGCACGATCTCCCAGCCGTTCTCCCGAGCGATCCGGTAGGCATCATCCAGATCATCCACCTCGATGGAGACCGCCGGGTTGACCGGAGCAGTGGGATCAGAGGCGATCAAACTGATTTGGATGGAACGATCCCCTGGCGGGGACAGGGTGGCGATCCAGCCATGATTCATGACCACCTCCATCCCGGTGAGGCGACGATACGCTTCAATGGCAGCATCAAGATCGCGCACAGTGATGAGTGGCATGGCTCGCCGTGTCGACATGGATATCACTCCCACACAACTGGTACTCGTCATGGATTGTTTTCGGGCGCGATGACGGCGAGGACGCGGGGCCAGTTGCCGAGCTCGCGAGGGCCGGGGCGGTGCGGATCGCGCGAGGCGGTCAGGTCGAGGGGGCGCACGGCGCCGCTGGAGGGCTCGTAGATGTGTGCGCTCCCCTCACCGGGGTCGTCCTGCCCGATGGTCTGCCAGGGCAGGGCCAGGACGTAGTGGCGGGGCAAGGCCGGGGTGCGTGCCAGGGACGTGCGCAGCCTCGTCCTCGCCGTGGGCTCACCCTCGGCGTCGGCGTCGAGGACGAGCGGGCCGCCGGTGACCAGAATGACCGGGAGTCCGCCTGCCAGCACCTCACGGATCGAGGCGACCTCACCGCCCCAGGCGGGGCCGTGGTCGCTCACCCACCTCACCGTGTAACGACGGCGCCCGCCACCCGGCGTGCAGGTGCGCACGATCTCGGTCATCTGCCGGGCCACGGACCAGGGCGTGGAGCCCAGCGCCTTCGGCCAGGGCAGGACCCCCAGGCCGTGGACATTCATGGCCCGCTGGAGACGCACCTGCTGGCGGGACAGGACGGACATCAGCTGCTTGCCCTCCCGGCCGGGTGGCGAGGCCGTCACCTCCTGGGCGAGGTCGTCCGTCACAGCTGCGCGCTCGCCAGGCGCCAGGAGCAGGCGGGCGGCCAGGAGGCAGGTGGGCCCGCAGGTGGTGGCGTCGGTCTGGGTCAGGGTGATGGCCTGGCCCGCCTGGGTGAGGCGGCCCACTCGCAGCCGGGAGTTGACGGCTCGGGCGACGATGGCGGGCTCCATCTGCCGGGGCGTGGTCATCCGATGCGCTCCAGGATGACGCCGCGCTGACGGCGGGCCACGGCGTCGGCCGCTTCCGGCGATCCGGCCTCGGAGATGACGATGCCACCGGCGAGCGCCTCCCGGGCGCGGGTGAAGCGCTCGGGGGTGGCGGTGTGCAGGGTGAGCAGCGGTTGGCCGGCGCGTACCTCGTCGCCCGGTTTGGCGTGCATGGTGACGCCGGCGACGGCCTGGACCGGGTCCTCCTTGCGGGCCCGCCCGGCCCCGAGGCGCCAGGCGGCCACCCCGACCGCGAGGGCGTCCAAGGTGGTGAGGACCCCGTCGGCCGGGGCAGTGACGGTCTCGGTCTCCGGGGCGAGGGGCAGGGGTGCGTCCGGGTCGCCTCCCTGGCGGGAGATCATGTCGCGCCAGATGTCCATGGCGCGCCCGTCGGCCAGGGCGGCTCGGGCCTGGTCCTCCTCGACGGGTCTGCCGGCGGCGGCGCACATCTCCAGGGCCAGGGCCACGGTGAGGTCGACGACGTCGGCCGGTCCCCCGCCGGCGAGCACCTCGAGGGACTCGGCGACCTCGAGGGCGTTGCCTGCGGTGAGCCCGAGCGGGGTGGACATGTCGGTGAGCAGGGCGCGGGTGGTCACGCCGGCGTCGGTGCCCAGGGCCACCATGGTGGAGGCGAGTTCGCGGGCCTGGCCGATCTCTTTCATGAAGGCGCCGGAGCCGACCTTGACGTCCAGGACGAGGGCGCCGGTGCCCTCGGCGATCTTCTTGGACATGATCGAGGAGGCGATGAGGGGGACGCAGGAGACGGTGGCGGTGGTGTCGCGCAGGGCGTAGAGGCGCTTGTCGGCGGGGGCCAGTCCCGCCCCGGCGGCGCAGATGACGGCGCCGGGGCCGTCGGCATCGAGCATCGTCGCGATCTCCTCGCCCGTGAGGTCAGCCCGCCAGCCGGGGATGGACTCCAGCTTGTCCAGGGTGCCGCCGGTGTGCCCGAGGCCGCGTCCGGACAGCTGGGGGACGCTCACGCCGAAGACGGCCACGAGCGGCGCCAGCGGCAGGGTGATCTTGTCCCCCACTCCCCCAGTGGAGTGCTTGTCTGCCGTGGGGCGGGTCAGGCCGGAGAAGTCCATGCGCTCCCCGGAGGCGATCATGGCGTCGGTCCAGCGCGCGATCTCGGCCCGGCTCATGCCGCGCAGGTAGATGGCCATGGCCAGGGCGCTCATCTGCTCCTCGGCGACGGCGCCGCGGGTGTAGGCCTCCACGACCCAGTCGATCTGGGCGTCGGTCAGGGCGGCGCCGTCGCGCTTGGCGGCGATGACGTCGACGGCGTCGAAGGGCTCGACGGCCGGCGGTGCGGCGGGGACGGTCACGGGGTTTCTCCTCCATCTGTGGCTGCTGGTCAGCCGGCCCTCAGCTCTGCGGGCCGACGACGCGTTCGACGTCGTCGGCGGTGAAGCGGTCGGGCAGGACCTCGTCGATGCTCATCATCCCCGAGGGCATAGCCAGCACCATACCGTCGGCGGCGTGCTCGCTCAGGAGCTGGCGACAGCGCCCGCACGGCGCCAGGGCCCGGCCGTGGGCGTCCACGCAGGCGAAGGCGACCAGGCGCCCTCCTCCGGTGCGGGTAAGCTCGGAGACGAGGCCGCACTCGGCGCACAGGGTGACGCCGTAGCCGGCGTTCTCCACGTTGCATCCCGAGACGAGTCGGCCGTCGTCGACCAGGGCGGCGGCCCCGACCTTGAAGCGGGAGTAGGGGGCGTAGGCGTGGGTCATGGCCTCCACGGCGAGCTCGTGCAGGGCCTGCCAGTGGGCGTCGGTCAGTTCGGTGGGCGCGATGCTGCTCACGGGTAGGGCACCCCCTCGGCGGCCGGGGCACGCACCTTGCCCACGAATCCGGCCACCGCCAGGATCGTGACGATGTAGGGGATCATGGAGATGATGTCCGGTGAGACCGAGCTGCCGATGACCGGCAGGGTCTGGGCCACGGAGGTGGCGAAGCCGAAGAGCAGGGCCGCCCCCAGGGAGCCCAGGGGCCGCCAGGCGCCCAGGATCATGGCGGCCAGGGCGATGTAGCCGTTGCCGGCGGTCATGTCGTTCTCGAAGGACAGGCCCGAGCCGACGGTGAAGAAGGCCCCTCCCAGTCCCGCGAGCGCCCCGGCCAGGGCCAGGTTGGCCACGCGGGTGCGCATGACGTTGATGCCGACGGTGTCGGCGGCCTTGGGGTGCTCACCGCAGGCCCGCAGCCTCAGCCCCCACCGGGAACGGAACAGCATGACGGACAGGACCGCCACGGCCGCGTACATGAGGTAGACGAGGATCGTCTGGCGGAAGAGGACCGGCCCGATGATCGGGATCCGGGACAGCAACGGCACCGCCAGGGTGGGCAGGCGCAGGGCCCGGTTGAGGCTGGGGCTGGAGGATAGGAAGGTGGAGAACAGGAAGCCGGTGAGCCCGGAGACCAGGACGTTGAGGACGACACCGACGACGATCTGGTTGACCCGGTAGCGCAGGCCGAACAGGGCCAGCAGGAGGGCCACGAGGACTCCGGCCACGGGGGCGGCCAGGATCCCCACCCAGGGGTTGGAGCAGGCCGAGGCGACGACGGCCCCCAGGAAGGCCCCGCCCAGGAGCTGGCCCTCGATGGCGATGTTGATGGTGCCCGAGCGCTCCCCGATGATCCCGGCCAGTGAGCCGTAGACGAGGGGGACGCTCAGTCCCAGCGCGGAGGACAGGATGGTCACCAGGGGGATGACGCCGCGGCTTCCGGCCCCGGCCCAGGCCAGGAAGGCCAGGACGAATCCGACGCCGATGAGGACGGCGGCCCAGGTGGGGATCCTGCGGCGGCGCCGGGAGCGGTCGAAGGCGACGGCGGTGG
This region of Actinomyces oris genomic DNA includes:
- the deoC gene encoding deoxyribose-phosphate aldolase — protein: MTTRARIARLIDHTLLKPEATTAQVNALIAEAADLNTYSVCVSPSLLPVDVPDDLHVATVCGFPSGAHATSVKAAEAADALAKGAEEIDMVVNLRLVKEGDADAVEADIRGVREACRGAVLKVIIESAALTDEEIVSTCRVAEAAGADFVKTSTGFHPAGGASTHAVALMRATVGDRLGVKASGGIRTAADALAMVEAGANRLGLSASAAVLEGLAD
- a CDS encoding VOC family protein, yielding MPLITVRDLDAAIEAYRRLTGMEVVMNHGWIATLSPPGDRSIQISLIASDPTAPVNPAVSIEVDDLDDAYRIARENGWEIVHDLAVEEWGVRRFFFRDADGNIVNVLSHL
- a CDS encoding thymidine phosphorylase, with protein sequence MTVPAAPPAVEPFDAVDVIAAKRDGAALTDAQIDWVVEAYTRGAVAEEQMSALAMAIYLRGMSRAEIARWTDAMIASGERMDFSGLTRPTADKHSTGGVGDKITLPLAPLVAVFGVSVPQLSGRGLGHTGGTLDKLESIPGWRADLTGEEIATMLDADGPGAVICAAGAGLAPADKRLYALRDTTATVSCVPLIASSIMSKKIAEGTGALVLDVKVGSGAFMKEIGQARELASTMVALGTDAGVTTRALLTDMSTPLGLTAGNALEVAESLEVLAGGGPADVVDLTVALALEMCAAAGRPVEEDQARAALADGRAMDIWRDMISRQGGDPDAPLPLAPETETVTAPADGVLTTLDALAVGVAAWRLGAGRARKEDPVQAVAGVTMHAKPGDEVRAGQPLLTLHTATPERFTRAREALAGGIVISEAGSPEAADAVARRQRGVILERIG
- a CDS encoding cytidine deaminase — protein: MSSIAPTELTDAHWQALHELAVEAMTHAYAPYSRFKVGAAALVDDGRLVSGCNVENAGYGVTLCAECGLVSELTRTGGGRLVAFACVDAHGRALAPCGRCRQLLSEHAADGMVLAMPSGMMSIDEVLPDRFTADDVERVVGPQS
- a CDS encoding ABC transporter permease, which encodes MSASTASADSHAVTAPDASAPATAAPMDLKIPITGAVVLLLQGLMALGARGSTTFDLTASSDLFRLGAPELNARLIILTAAVIVAAATAVAFDRSRRRRRIPTWAAVLIGVGFVLAFLAWAGAGSRGVIPLVTILSSALGLSVPLVYGSLAGIIGERSGTINIAIEGQLLGGAFLGAVVASACSNPWVGILAAPVAGVLVALLLALFGLRYRVNQIVVGVVLNVLVSGLTGFLFSTFLSSSPSLNRALRLPTLAVPLLSRIPIIGPVLFRQTILVYLMYAAVAVLSVMLFRSRWGLRLRACGEHPKAADTVGINVMRTRVANLALAGALAGLGGAFFTVGSGLSFENDMTAGNGYIALAAMILGAWRPLGSLGAALLFGFATSVAQTLPVIGSSVSPDIISMIPYIVTILAVAGFVGKVRAPAAEGVPYP